From the Lysinibacillus fusiformis genome, the window AGGAAATACCTTCATCCCTCTTGAATTATCTCGAATGTGCCTTGGTATTAATTTTCCAATAGCAATGACTGCTGGACGAATAGCAGCACGAATAATATCCGATTTATATAAATTGCCATTCCATGCATAAAAACCTTCACCATTATCGACTATCATTTCAAAACGTGTAGTAGATGTTTCACTTTGCGAGATTGGTTTTTTGCCAAACATTTTCTCGAATAAGCCCATATTTTTTCTATCACCACCTCTAAATCATGTTTAAATAATCATTTTTACGATCTAAATACACCGTATAAGAGTTTAAAAGAGCAATCGTGCCATCAATGCGTTTACGTGTATCTCTCGACTTTACAGGTGCAATATTACCGTTTGAATCTACTTTAATTTCCGTATTAGCTAAACACATTTTCAGAAGTTGATTATTGTTGTAATTGATAATATGATTCGATAAATCTGCTTCAAGTTCTTTCATTGGTGTGGATAATGTGACAGCACCCTGACGAACCTTAATCATACTGTTCTTACCAAAATGTGATTCAAAGTCCTCAAGTGTAGCATCATCAACATGCCAAGAATCATAGCCTATCCAAGGAATATAAATATCAAAGTCTTCTCTCAATTCAACGAACCATTTTAAAATATCTTTCATGTCAATTTTGTATTGTCCGCTTGGTCGTAGAATACCCAGACGCTCAAATAGATCATATGGAATTTGATCTTCATTTGCTCTCTGCATAATGGACTGTTCAGGTAGCCAAAACATGCAAGCAAAATAAATTTCATCATCGTCTCTTCTCCTTAATAGCACACCAGCAGAAGTTAAATCTGTTGTTTCTGATTTATCAAAACCGCCAATTCCATAGTTAAAGTCCATTTTTTCAATTTCAAATGTCGCTGTGTTTTCAAGCTGCTCCCAACGAAGCCAAGCTGTTGATGCCGTTTGTTTTAAGTTGAAGTCTTTAACAAGTACTGTTGGTTTAAATGCTGCGTCAACTTTGGCCTTATCAACAAATTTACGAAGTTCTTCTGTTTTTTTGATGGTACCCAGTCCAGGGTTCGATTTGATCCAGCAACTTTCATCAAGCCATTCATCACGATGATCTAACTCATATATAAATGCAAGAAAATGAATATCTTTAATTTTTCCATCAAGTACATTACAGGCATATTCGTACTGCGAGTCGTAAATAGAATCACGAACAAATCCATTTGTTGAAATAGAACTAATAAGCCCCTGCTCACGTGAAGACATTGACTGTTTCATTACATCATAAATATTGCGGTCTTTAATCGCTGCCAATTCATCAACCGTAATAAAATGACCATTTAAACCATCTAAGCTATTAGAATCACTTGCCAATGCTTCAATATGTGAAAATGTCGCTTCAAAATACAAGTCTGTTTTGCGCTTCCTAATATATTTAGAAAGGTCTGGACTTTGAGCAACCATCTTATGACACTCTTTAAAACCCTTTTTTGCTTGATCAAGTTTTGTTGCAATAAAGTAAACCTCGGCTGACCCTTCACCATCACCAACAAGCATGTAAAGCGACAAAGCTGAGTTCTCAGTCGTTTTTCCATTTTTACGGCCACGAATATCCATGATTTCAGTAATCTGTCTCATCCGTGTTTCTTTATGGACAAATCCGAATGTTGCTTGTAACTTTGCTTTTTGGAATAGATCGAGTTTTAAAGGTTGCCCCATTTTTGTACCTTGCGCTTGTCGACAAAGATTCTCAATAAATTCAATGGGCTTGGTTGCTAACCGAATATCAAACTCGTATCCTTCTTCTGGATTTCCTAACCAGTTATAAATAATTTGGTACTGTTGTTTTAGACGCTTACAAGCATTGATTTCGCCTGACATAATTTTGTCATAGTATTCAATGATGTAATTTCTATGCGTTTCGACACTATAATTCTGCATAGCTATTTACTGTGCTTGGATAAAAATTTTTGCAGCCCATCCATTTCACCCGTGACTTTCAACTTTTGTTCAGGCTTAGGATACATATCAAGCAGTTGCTTATAGATACCTGTATAAGTCTTTGCAGCGTCTAAGTAATTTTGGAAATAAGGGCTTCGTCTATTAATGGAGTAATCACCTTGTTGCATTTCTTCAACTGATCCATTTAACTTTACGTGTTGACGAAGTTCTTGAATTTCTACAATTAAAAAAGCCAGTTCATCAATAAGGCGCAATGCAACCTCTTTTTGATGACCGACTAGATCAGCAAATATTTTTTTTAACTTAGTTGTTTCTTTTTTGATAGTTTTTTCTTTCAGAATAATTTCAGTTTCTTGTTCTGGAACGGCGGTTTTCGAAACTTGCCTTGTCATCGCAAAACCTCCTAGTTTTTTTGATAGGTGGGGGTTATATAAAATCTCAAACGGAGGAAATCTAAGGTTGGCATTCGGTCTAGTGATTCCCCCATGATATTATTTTGAAGGGGGGCTATTAAAAATCAGCTCGCCCTCTTCATTAAATGAAAATCCTGTACGCAAACTTTCTTTTGGTGTTCCAAATGTTTTTTTATTGTGACACTCTAAACAAAGATACTGTAAGTTATCATGATTCAATGTAATCATTGATTCATTGATATTATAGATATTTATTTCTTCTTTATGGTCCACGATGTAACCGGGATTGAACTGACAATGTTCACACAATCTATCTGGCACCATTTGAATGTAAGACTCTCTACACTTCCTCCATGCCTTGCTGTTATAAAACTTCTTGGCTGCTGCTGTATGTTCTCTCATCATTTGCCTCCACAATAAAAAGAGCCACACCATTATGGTGAAGCTCCTTATCATCCGTTTTCTGTATTTAGTTATCAATGTGCATAATAATAAATTAGCACCGTTAAAACAAAAATGAGTTCGCAATTCGTTCGTTTTTCGTTCGTAAAACGTTCGCTTCATTACTTAACCTTCAATGATACTCAAAATATCAGCTACATCTTCTTTAGAAAGTTCTTGAATTGAAGATATTTTATTTCCTAATCCATTTAAAGAAGTCCCTATTAAAATTCCTTTTTCTCTATCTACAACCCAAAATCTATCGTGCCAATCATCACTATATTTAACGATTAGTTGAGCTTCTATATGGTTTTGTATGCGCCCCTTCAGACTAGGAGTTACATTTTTTTTATCCGTAATAATTGTTATTTTCTTTGATTTTACTTCATCCAAGATATTCTTAATTAATTCGAAATACTTTTCAGCTTTTTCAGCTCCATTCGGTTGCTTGAAAAAATATGGGTCAATAATCAATAAATCTTCAATAGTTTCACCCGGTCTTTTTAAATATGAAATTATTTTTAAAGCCTTCTCATCTTCGGTGAGATTTTTCCATAGTATTTCTTCTGTTACATACTGTAATTGGCCACTTTTCATTCCATAATACATTTCACAGTAATCATCTAAACTATTAATAGCTAATGTATTCAAAGAAATTCCATAACGCTTTATTAACTGGTTATTTACCTCTAACATAATATCTCCAATTGGTGGACAGCCGTCTTTTATTTCTTTTTCATCCAATTCATAATAAAGTGACATATATTTTTCTACCTACTTTCTATATTTTTCTAACGCTAATATTTACCTAATTATAACACTGAATGTGTCATTTAACATGTATTGTCCTTTTCGCTTATTCTCTTCCAGCCCTTTGCCTACCTACATTTTCTCCTTGTCCCTTTACTCAATGTGACAAAACATAAAAATGGCCTGTTTATAAAAAAATAGGTACCTACACATAGAAAATAAATAAAAAAACTACACCAATATATTATCAGTGCAGTTACCAATCTATTTTACCTTGCTGCTTATCTAATTCTTCTTGTTCTATGCCTAAATAAATCATTGTTTCACGTTGATTTGTATGATTGAGAGCTGTCATAATCGTTGCTACATTATTGAATTTTTTATAATGCATATAGCCGTATGTTTTGCGTAATGTGTGCGTACCAATCTGTTCAAGCTCAAAGTCGTCCGCTAACTCACGCAATATTTCATAGGCTCTTTTTCTCGATATTGGTTGGTTGATTCCCTTGCGTGATTTGAACAAATATTCTTCATCCGATTTCCCATGAATATAGTCTCGCATTTCTCGCTTCAATTCTTTAGTCATCCTTACAGAACGATATTTCTTCGTCTTTTCCTCAAATAATCGAATATCCCAACCCTTAACATGTTTTACTTGCAGTTTCAAAATATCACTAATACGAAATCCACAATGTATCCCTGTCAGAAACATCAAATGATTCCTTTTGTTTGTATCACTTAAATATCGTTTTATTCTTGCTAACAATTCACGATCTCTTATAGGTTCCACTTTCATAAGCTAGCTCACCTCATTTCTATCCTGCTGATAAACTTCTATTTTTAAGGCAAATGCAAGGCGTAGAACAGCTTGCCATTTCTTTTTATAATACTTTGTCTTACCAATGCTTAAATCCATCCAAATATCAATATCATATTCAGTTTCTAGTTGGAGATATCGACGTACAATTATTTGCCTTTCATCCTCTTTCAATGACATTAAACCTTTATGCATCCAATTAAAATATTTCTCACGTGCAAGTTCAAATTCTACACGCTTAATTGCCGCATTTTCTGTTTTACTATTAAATTGGTCTGAATTGGCTGGTGCTAATGAATAACTTGCTGTTATTTTAGATAAATAATCGGCCGGAACAGTGAGCAAATACATACGATACTTTTCTATCTTTTCTTCAACTGCTTTTCGTGTTAATTTTTCATCTACAAGTTGTATGTGCCTTATTTTCAATCTTTTCGCTCCTTCCCAGTTACGGTTTGAATCTCTTATCATCTTATTTGTCTAAATGCACCCTTAACTCGTTTGTAAGTACTTCGACTAATTCCCATTAGCTCTTCAATTTCTCTTTGACTCATCTGTTTTTTAGGTTGGCGTCTTTTTGACGTTCTCCCTTTATCTTCTTTACTTACCTCGTTTTGTACCACCTCTATTTGTAACGTTTTCATCTCCTAAACTCCTTTCAATAAAATTAAAAGAGGCACCAACAAAACAGGCCATTCACCTGTCTGTTAGTGCCTCCGGTATTTTCCGTAAAGGCTGTTTTTTTAGTAATCTCATGCTCGTTAGATATTCCAGAAAGGAACATTAATCAAATTGGTTGATGTACTTCCTGCTTGTTTAGAAGCATTACAACTTTTACATAACAACTGAAAATTAGTTGAATCATTGGTTCCGTATAAATCTAACGGAACTATATGATCGATCTCTAAATCACTAGCAATATGATATTGTGATGTTACATCTTTTCTACACAAAACACACGTTCCTTTATCACGATAAAGTAATGCTTGTTTTAACCAAATGGGCCAGTATGTTGCTCTTTTAATTCGTTTCTTCTTCAAACTTATATATTCTGGTTTTTTTTCTATTATATAGTCTATGTCCTTTTCAATAAGGTTAGCAACCATTACGTTGAAATCATGCATAAATCTTCGATTATTAAACATTATTTGAAACGTCGCATGAACAATTGACTTTTTTACATTACCTGCATTCATAAGGAAGTGATCTTCCCATCCACTAATTATTTCCCAACACTTACAAGTTAAATCTGAACATTGTTCTTTTTTGTCGCATTTTTCACCAAAAATAGGTTCTTTCAGACTTGGAAGTAAACCAGTGTCAATTAAGTAATCCTTTATCATTTCAAAATACTCTTCACTGCTGTTTGTGAATTTAAAAATTTCTTTAATTTCATCTTCAACATGAAAACTAGTATCAATCCAATAATGTAATAATGTCCATTTACTTGGTTTGTTCAATGGTACTGTATTTAATATATCTTCTTTATTTTCCTCCCATACATCCGAGAAACTATAATCGTTATATTCATTATAGTAAAATATCTGCATCAATAAATTAGCTTGATATAAACCATGGTTATAGCTTAATGTTTCATGATCTATTTTTGACACTTTTATCACCAACGTTTTTCTCTAATTATACTTTAGTGAACCATTTTCTTAAAACCTATTTCCTCAAATTGTTCTGTTAGTGTTTTGATAAATTGACTATTTTTCTTCCATACTCAGTTACTCGAAAAAATTCTTCTTCACAGTCATTACATCTAACGAGAAAGTCTACTGCATAACCACATGTACCTGTATCTAATTTCTTTCCAATAGTATTGGCTAATACAATTTCCTTATGTTCACAGTCCATTTCATCACTCCTTATTTATTGAACAATATCTTTCAAACTTTCATTTTCTCAATTTCATCTTTCACTTTTTCAATGCCCCTACACGTCTACGCTTGCTTTCGCTCACTTCGAACACCTTGCCATGCTGCCACTGGATTGAATCTTGTCCATACTCTTTAGGCTCTAGAACCTCTACAATTGTCCCTTGTTGAACGATATAAACTCCGTCACCTAATGCCACTAAATTAACTGTATTGCTCATATAAGCCCCTCCCTGCTATAATTGCTATAGTGTATAAAGCAAGAAGGTTTAAATGTAGGGCTACGGCTGCAACCGTA encodes:
- a CDS encoding HNH endonuclease codes for the protein MSKIDHETLSYNHGLYQANLLMQIFYYNEYNDYSFSDVWEENKEDILNTVPLNKPSKWTLLHYWIDTSFHVEDEIKEIFKFTNSSEEYFEMIKDYLIDTGLLPSLKEPIFGEKCDKKEQCSDLTCKCWEIISGWEDHFLMNAGNVKKSIVHATFQIMFNNRRFMHDFNVMVANLIEKDIDYIIEKKPEYISLKKKRIKRATYWPIWLKQALLYRDKGTCVLCRKDVTSQYHIASDLEIDHIVPLDLYGTNDSTNFQLLCKSCNASKQAGSTSTNLINVPFWNI
- a CDS encoding tyrosine-type recombinase/integrase: MKVEPIRDRELLARIKRYLSDTNKRNHLMFLTGIHCGFRISDILKLQVKHVKGWDIRLFEEKTKKYRSVRMTKELKREMRDYIHGKSDEEYLFKSRKGINQPISRKRAYEILRELADDFELEQIGTHTLRKTYGYMHYKKFNNVATIMTALNHTNQRETMIYLGIEQEELDKQQGKIDW
- a CDS encoding HNH endonuclease, which gives rise to MREHTAAAKKFYNSKAWRKCRESYIQMVPDRLCEHCQFNPGYIVDHKEEINIYNINESMITLNHDNLQYLCLECHNKKTFGTPKESLRTGFSFNEEGELIFNSPPSK
- a CDS encoding ArpU family phage packaging/lysis transcriptional regulator; amino-acid sequence: MKIRHIQLVDEKLTRKAVEEKIEKYRMYLLTVPADYLSKITASYSLAPANSDQFNSKTENAAIKRVEFELAREKYFNWMHKGLMSLKEDERQIIVRRYLQLETEYDIDIWMDLSIGKTKYYKKKWQAVLRLAFALKIEVYQQDRNEVS
- a CDS encoding terminase large subunit, with the translated sequence MQNYSVETHRNYIIEYYDKIMSGEINACKRLKQQYQIIYNWLGNPEEGYEFDIRLATKPIEFIENLCRQAQGTKMGQPLKLDLFQKAKLQATFGFVHKETRMRQITEIMDIRGRKNGKTTENSALSLYMLVGDGEGSAEVYFIATKLDQAKKGFKECHKMVAQSPDLSKYIRKRKTDLYFEATFSHIEALASDSNSLDGLNGHFITVDELAAIKDRNIYDVMKQSMSSREQGLISSISTNGFVRDSIYDSQYEYACNVLDGKIKDIHFLAFIYELDHRDEWLDESCWIKSNPGLGTIKKTEELRKFVDKAKVDAAFKPTVLVKDFNLKQTASTAWLRWEQLENTATFEIEKMDFNYGIGGFDKSETTDLTSAGVLLRRRDDDEIYFACMFWLPEQSIMQRANEDQIPYDLFERLGILRPSGQYKIDMKDILKWFVELREDFDIYIPWIGYDSWHVDDATLEDFESHFGKNSMIKVRQGAVTLSTPMKELEADLSNHIINYNNNQLLKMCLANTEIKVDSNGNIAPVKSRDTRKRIDGTIALLNSYTVYLDRKNDYLNMI